One genomic window of Ornithorhynchus anatinus isolate Pmale09 chromosome 12, mOrnAna1.pri.v4, whole genome shotgun sequence includes the following:
- the NPY5R gene encoding neuropeptide Y receptor type 5, producing the protein MDLELQDSNRTLTKENITPSKNLDFPVWDDYKSSVDDIQYFLIGLYTFVSLLGFMGNLLILMALMKKRRQKTIVNFLIGNLAFSDILVVLFCSPFTLTSNLLDHWMFGEVLCHIMPFLQCVSVLVSTLMLISIAVVRYHMITHPLSNNLTANHGYFLIMTIWTLGLALCSPLPVFHKLEELRDNFGSESLSSKYLCIESWPSDSYRIAFTISLLLVQYILPLVCLTVSHTSVCRSISCKLVKREKRLEENEMINLSLHPSKKSGPQKQLPSSNRWNYSFIRKKRRRYSKKSACVVPAALRPPQEPHSGALPESSGTERSRLSSSSKVIPGVPICFDVKPEDNSEVQEMLTASRSMTRIKKRSRRVFYRLATLILAFAVSWMPLHLFHVVTDFNANLISNRHFRLVFCICHLLGMMSCCLNPILYGFLNNGIKADLMSLIHCLPIS; encoded by the coding sequence ATGGATTTAGAACTCCAGGATTCTAACAGGACCCTTACCAAGGAGAACATCACCCCTTCTAAGAATTTGGATTTCCCTGTCTGGGATGACTATAAAAGCAGTGTAGATGACATTCAGTATTTTTTGATCGGGCTGTACACCTTTGTAAGTCTCCTTGGTTTTATGGGAAATCTACTTATCCTCATGGCTCTAATGAAAAAACGCAGGCAGAAGACCATCGTCAACTTCCTTATCGGAAACTTGGCTTTCTCTGACATTTTGGTTGTGTTGTTCTGCTCACCTTTCACGCTGACCTCTAACTTGCTGGATCACTGGATGTTTGGTGAGGTCTTGTGCCACATAATGCCTTTCCTCCAATGCGTGTCCGTTTTGGTTTCCACCTTAATGTTAATATCGATTGCTGTCGTCAGGTACCACATGATAACGCATCCCCTCTCTAATAATTTAACAGCCAACCACGGGTATTTCTTAATAATGACCATCTGGACACTGGGTTtggccctctgctcccctctacccGTGTTCCACAAGCTTGAAGAACTCCGGGACAACTTTGGCTCAGAGTCTTTGAGCAGCAAATACTTGTGTATCGAATCATGGCCGTCTGATTCCTACAGAATTGCCTTCACTATCTCTCTGTTGCTCGTTCAGTATATATTGCCTCTGGTTTGCCTGACCGTTAGTCATACCAGCGTCTGCAGGAGCATCAGCTGCAAGCTGGtcaaaagagagaaaagattAGAAGAGAACGAGATGATAAACTTATCGCTTCATCCCTCCAAGAAGAGTGGGCCTCAGAAGCAGCTCCCCAGCAGCAACAGATGGAATTATTCTTTCATCAGAAAAAAACGAAGGCGGTACAGCAAGAAATCGGCCTGCGTGGTACCGGCCGCCTTGAGGCCTCCTCAGGAGCCTCATTCGGGAGCCCTACCGGAATCCTCTGGGACGGAAAGAAGTCGTCTCTCCTCTTCCAGTAAAGTCATCCCAGGGGTGCCCATATGTTTTGACGTGAAGCCTGAAGACAACTCAGAAGTGCAGGAGATGCTGACCGCATCCCGCTCCATGACCAGAATTAAGAAGCGGTCTCGGCGGGTCTTCTATCGATTGGCTACTCTGATATTAGCCTTCGCCGTCAGCTGGATGCCGCTTCACCTTTTCCACGTGGTGACGGACTTTAACGCCAACCTCATTTCTAACAGACATTTCAGGTTGGTGTTTTGCATTTGTCATTTGCTGGGTATGATGTCCTGTTGCTTGAATCCCATTCTCTATGGGTTCCTTAATAACGGCATCAAGGCCGACTTAATGTCCCTCATTCACTGCCTCCCGATatcgtga